One Ornithodoros turicata isolate Travis unplaced genomic scaffold, ASM3712646v1 Chromosome16, whole genome shotgun sequence genomic window, tatatatatatttaatgaGGAAACACGCCATCGCTCGCTCTGTCTTACCGCCTTTAGTGAAACCATCAACATGCATTTCAGTTTCAGCTACTCTAGTGCGAgttttttcgcctcaaggtaatcaagaacgcgGGATTGCCTTCCCCATTCTGCATTACAACGTCCACCGTCACTTGGACAAGTCATTGCTAATGGATCCTAttttcgtacactcttaaaaaaagggtctACATTAGCtccttttttttgccacatatataacacccttttggagagtacaattacgctcaaaagggtgtctcctcactccctcaagggagtagcataacacctttctcactactggagagtaatattacttcccggcagggagaaggtgttgtgctactcccttgagggagcgaggagacacccttttgagcgtaattgtactctccacaagggtgttatatatgtggcaaggaaaggagttaaagtacccCCTTTTTTATAGAGTGTACATGCagcacttctcaatctctaacttcATGTCCTGCAGTTCTCTCCTTCAGGTTAAGTTAGGTTgggataggttaggttagggctcgctcccccttgccatgaaggacttccgacgcccctaCGGATAGGGGCGTCGGAAATCCTTCACTGCAAGGGGGAGCGagtcctaacctaacctaacccaacctaaccaaataataataatactaataaagGAAGTGGAATtgtgcgagcgaggtatctccgtaatggaaaacctgaaacggtgcacaACAAACAAATGttacctctgtggataataatttgaagcacgTAGATATTGTGAGGAAGGATCATCGTCACGTTCATGATCATCGTCTACGTAATTCCCCGCGCTTGCTCGAATCCCGTGCCCAGACATTAAAGTCTCCACACATCTGTCTCTCCTCTCGTCTTCAgcctaacatttggtggaggtgcgactTCACGATCTCCGGACCTCACCAATTTACTGTCGCAGTTTTCTGCCTTTGCTCTGGAGCTACGCTGAGGACGGTCGCTTTCGTCCATGGCTTCCCCCAACATAGCCACCGGCGACGCCCCTTCAACCCAGGCCGGCCCTCCTCAAGCCCCCGCAGCTCGTCAGCGGGACCCGCCCATAGTTTCTGGCACAGGTTCCCCCGATATTGACGACTGGTTGGCTGCGTACGAACGGGTGAGCAAATTTAATGCTTGGGACGACACCTCCAAACTCAACAACGTAGCGTTCTACCTGAAGGACCTTGCCAAGACCTGGTTCGTCAATCATGAAACCGAAACTGGCTCATGGTCTGTATTTCGCTCTCGTGCTGTTGACCTCTTCGGACGACCAGCGCTCCGAAAATCCGACGCCGAACGAAAGTTGTCCCAGAGGATTCAGTTGGTGGATGAAACGTTCACGTCGTACATTGAGGATGTTCTTTGTTTGTGCAACCGTGCCGATACGGCCATGAAGCGGCCAGACGCGGTGAAGATAAAACATATCATGAAAGGCATTGCACCTGATGCGTTTCACCTGCTTGTGTTTAGAGCGCCTTCTACTCTCGAGGACGTTGTTGCCGCATGTCAACAACTGCAAGAGGCGAAAAATCTCAGAGTTTCTCCCCCGTCGCTACCATTTACTCCGGCCATTCCTTTCGATACTTCACATGCTGATGCTCTCCGTGCACTCATTCGACAGGTCGTGAGGAAAGAAATCGCACTACTGAGCTCAACGTGTCAAGGACGTCCACCGTCGTCCGACAGCCTGCTCGCGCTTGTCCAACAGGAAGTTTCCGCAGCGTTCCGTGCGGGTTCAACACCAGGACCGCAAACGCGGAGCCTGATGTCGTCATCTGCCAATGCGGAAGCGATTCACGCGCCCGCCACCGCCCTCCCACATACGACCCTTCTCCCGCCGACATACCGCACCTACGCCGATGTGGTGCGCACCGCTCCTGTGTATGATGCCCCAGTGGCCCCAGTGTCGGAATACGAATCTGTGGCGCCCGTAACGGCTTTATATCCTCAAGGAGATCTCTACCTCCTCCGTCAACGGCAGATGCCTGTACCACCTCGCAGAGAATCGCGTACCTGCTTCTATTCCGGCATTCGAGGTCATATTGCTCGGGACGGTCGCCGGCGCCGCAGGGACTTCGAGTACGATCGAATGCGCCCTGATTCGTACGATACCTTAGGACAGAGGCGCTCCATTCTGTACGGCCGACCTTACATACCTCCTGGTACAAACCCAAGGGATGGTTCCGACTCACTCGGCGGTCGACGTTCCCGATCTCCGTCTCCACGGTTCCGAGACCGGCGATCACCCCCGCCACGCAACCACAGTAGATCACCCATGCTTGTGGGAAACCAATAGCCGCGGTTCGAGGAAGGCGGACTGCGACAGAGATAAACATAACAAATCCTCCCCGAAAtctcatcgtcgtcgtcattgAAGGCCTTAGTATCTCTGCTCTCGTCGACACTGGTGCTACCACATCTGTAATGAGTCAAGAAGTGTGTATGAAACTGCACAAAGTAATGACGCCATATGACGGACCTGAACTTCAGAGTGCTGCGGCCACAGCTCTCTCACCTACCGCCACGTGCACCGCGCGTGTCATGATCCAAGGTGCCTGGTACCCTGTTCAATTCGTTGTCCTGCCGAGTTGTCCACATGACGTTATATTGGGCTGGGATTTCCTGTGCGACCACGGAGCGCTGATTTACTGTTCAGCCGACGAACTATTCCTTTCTGATATGGCTCGCTATGACGACCAACATGCCAGTCCTCCATCTTACAAGTTACATGCCACTCGTGATACTTGCATCCCGTCCCGCTTGACAGCCCTCGTATCCCTCAAACCGGGGCTCTGCGCCCACGACTCGGCGCATATAATTGTTCGTCGCCAAAATAGCTCACTCGCCGCAAAAGGCCTGATCGCTCCTTCATGCGTGTGCACCGTAATCGACGGCGAAGTAGCTATTCCAGTCACCAACGTTTCATATTCCCCCGTTTTGCTTCCTACCGGATCCTTCATTGGAACATTTGACTTGCACGATAAGGCCCACGTTATCGCGGTTCTGGACCCTTCAGGTTCCCCATCTTTTGCCTCAAGGGCACCTGCTCGACCAGCTCGGCAGCATGACTCGACATTTACTTCAATGGTGTCGCCGTGTTTGGATCCTTCGGAGAAACAACAGCTCCTCGCGCTCCTGCAACAGCACTGTTGTCTTTTTGACATTGGCGCATCACCGCTTGGAGTCGCTCGACATACAACGCACCGCATCGGCACGGGAGACGCAGCTCCGCTGCGACAGAGACCGTACCGAGTTTCGGCTTCCGAACGGCCTGTAATTGAGAAACAGGTGGACCAAATGCTCTCGAAAGGTATCGTTCAACCTTCGTCAAGCCCATGGGCATCTCCAGTCCTGTTAGTAACAAAAGAGGACGGTAGTATCCGGTTTTAGTATAGACTACGTCGTATCAATCGTATTACCCGGAAAGATGTCTACCCGATGCCTCGGATCGATGACGCCCTCGATACACTTCGCGGTGCGAGCCACTTTTCGTCCCTGGACTTGAGATCAGAAGGATCATTGTCACGTTCATGATCATCGTCTACGTAATTCCCCGCGCTTGCTCGAATCCCGTGCCCAGACATTAAAGTCTCCACACATCTGTCTCTCCTCTCGTCTTCAGCCTAACAATATGAAGGATTCATCGCATATCTAAAATGAACATGAAGgaagattgccagcaattctgctctgtctctttctcgaaagaaaaaaaaaacagcttcacaaaaaaatacatcttagggaattatggaaattagaatgtcaaaataccttgcagataagatttccctccactcgcatacgcataaatgcgaaactaatgtacaggcagtcctagttgttttatttaaaaaaaatatattaaaaggggctacgaccacgaagtatgccaAATTATACATATACAAAAGTAtacaaatttttataaaaacgcCACGAGAGCACATCATTTTCatagttgagttctacggtcaggcgcatatcttttccaagaaagactataatgactaataaggatgactaattaactcaaatcattaattaactatttaattagcacgtcttgaacaaaagtccgatatgggagactgtcctagttaaaatccacaccacgtttaaacattttgaaacacgcacgtgtattaaaatatccatccctgaattttgacatgcaaatgggccagAACTGAACCGTGCCAACCGCGTTTGggggtcttcacggtacgggatctgtatatacttctgtatgtcaactgcgctcgcaactatatagtcttggctcagaaaccgtatgtttcttgaacgtagagagaggaaaaaggaatcataaaacacgaatatactttaagtactcttctccttagggaagcgagagtTCTGCGTTCCTTTGCTACACACTTTGTTCCGTTCTTTTGCTGTGAAATTGAACCGCTGTTTTTATAACAGCTATTTATTGACTCTatgttgcactagtgtcagcgcgctgagcggttgagccgTTCAgctggaattagaattggaaatgaaacaaaaataataataaataatacgaaaaagaaaaagaatgaaaaagtgTTGAGCTATCTGAGCTCATCCAGGTCTGTTCACTCTGGagattgttgcaccgacgactagcGCCACCTTCGAACTCACCTAAAATTGTCCCTCTGTTGAACGTTggactgtccttctcggctcgcatggcagcgcccatgaaatcagcaatcaccTGTTCTCGTtctgtggagtgtgcaccaaactgtttgcagttcaaggtacaggtacttaatacgggTGGGAAAGCTTCGGAAGTCTTCCtatggattcgtgggtgcatcaacgaagatgggcatagctttcgggatggctctgtgtgtgacagccggtgtctttcttcgtctgtgcatgtgtgtgtgcgcgctgtTGTTTAGGAAGCGTGAACCCTGCCGTGATATATCTACAGTAATATGAATGTTATGCTAGTGCGCGCAAGTAACGTCTGATGTAGGTCaagggtctcgtcatgatagagtgaggaatactgcgacacacttgattgaaagcattgctgcgagttagcttgtttcccgactgactgtgcgctgaactgaacttgcatttttgtaaaataacttcaatataatgcagatgtagcgagatagtttccatggttttgtggcatattgcgctcacttcatccgCTTTTTCTTGGGCCCCGcctgggctatcgcggcctcgatggggggtcctgacacatggtttgggaaacactgaggcatactatATATTGTTTCATGTAACATGTCACATGTatgtgacatgttgtagtgtactgaagccacttcactgttgtattgtttcttcgcatggttaatTCTTCAACATTATTTGAATGACGAATGCGGAGAAttaggaaatgtatgccttgcatgttctcgatgttctctaattgctgacccctgctgtggggctaaaatccagcaactacacaaaaataTTAAGAAATGTAGAACAGGAGatagaaacacggacacaatgacatgactGAGATCATGATATGTTGTCAAAttctttctgtgtctctggttctacagtttatgaacatgtgccacattgccagcacccgtTCCCacttgctacgaagagagcctctcggTAATAAAAACGCAGGTtctcaaatgcacgtaaacagtgaatacattttttggggtcttcactcatctaatgtttatgccagaaaatgctccccaagttcacatggcatactgaatatgagcgtgctccacagccacgaactacattttaaattagcactgcagtatgtttatcggcacacatgaaattacccttcataagtgcatcatgcaagcacATTGATTCTGATGCAAACTGCTCATAAAATgacatggggtggggtgaaagacactagcatcacatgttgcgtcactagcagtgatttttcactgaagcgtgcaactcaacgatgtagttcacatcttgattgcagaaaaagtaagcacatgtttgttattacttggtatacagttgaaactgattaatgtgatgacggtcattctcatggattttggcaataaaaccATTTGAGGATAAAGAACACCtctcaaggtgtaagctatgaaaagtagtaaattgagtgagacATAGTCATCCATTTTAAAATACCTTTTTTGCTCCATGTTTTCAATGTTGACATACATCTGCTTGTGTAACTGTAaatctgggctattccagccaaaaccagccagagatgtagcttgactctcttaaatatcactgaaaaattgtatgcattttttagacgatgcatatatagaatgtaaatcatcatgttgtttttttattaatgggggcgcattaaactgtgccgaaatgtgaagttgtcccttacgagcttccttctgacatatacatatacatgatttgtgcgctttccttgcctggtgttagaggggaagcacgggtctgccatcccaaagggcatgtagaacgagaataaatctggtgacggaGCACATTTTGGGTCGAGTTTATCATAAATTCCtggcaaattagcattcttgaaggagccccagactATTTATGCTTATTGAATCTGAAGCGGTTGCATCGCAAacgttgatttttacggcttta contains:
- the LOC135372679 gene encoding uncharacterized protein LOC135372679 → MTPYDGPELQSAAATALSPTATCTARVMIQGAWYPVQFVVLPSCPHDVILGWDFLCDHGALIYCSADELFLSDMARYDDQHASPPSYKLHATRDTCIPSRLTALVSLKPGLCAHDSAHIIVRRQNSSLAAKGLIAPSCVCTVIDGEVAIPVTNVSYSPVLLPTGSFIGTFDLHDKAHVIAVLDPSGSPSFASRAPARPARQHDSTFTSMVSPCLDPSEKQQLLALLQQHCCLFDIGASPLGVARHTTHRIGTGDAAPLRQRPYRVSASERPVIEKQVDQMLSKGIVQPSSSPWASPVLLVTKEDGSIRF